One segment of Hippopotamus amphibius kiboko isolate mHipAmp2 chromosome 2, mHipAmp2.hap2, whole genome shotgun sequence DNA contains the following:
- the LOC130846155 gene encoding interferon beta-2-like, translating into MTNRFILQIALLLCVSTTALSTSYSLLRFQQKRSNLACQNLLLQLPGAPQDCLEDRMNFEVPEEIKEPQKFQKEDAILVIYEMLQQILGIFRRNVSRTGWTEPIIENLLAELCGQRDRLEPILEEIMEKENFPGGDMTVLHLKKYYLRIVQYLKSKEYSSCAWTQVRVEILKNFSFLNSLTGHLQN; encoded by the coding sequence ATGACCAACAGGTTCATCCTCCAAATCGCTCTCCTGCTGTGTGTCTCCACCACAGCTCTTTCCACGAGCTACAGCTTGCTTCGATTCCAACAAAAGCGCAGCAATTTGGCCTGTCAGAACCTCCTGCTGCAGCTACCTGGAGCTCCTCAAGATTGCCTCGAGGACAGGATGAACTTCGAGGTCCCTGAGGAGATTAAGGAACCACAGAAGTTCCAGAAGGAAGACGCCATATTGGTCATCTATGAGATGCTCCAGCAGATCTTAGGGATTTTCAGAAGAAATGTCTCGCGCACTGGCTGGACTGAGCCCATCATTGAGAACCTCCTTGCGGAACTCTGTGGGCAGAGAGATCGTCTGGAGCCAATCCTGGAGGAAATCATGGAGAAGGAAAACTTCCCCGGGGGAGACATGACTGTTCTTCACCTGAAGAAGTACTACTTGCGGATCGTGCAGTACCTGAAGTCCAAGGAGTACAGCAGCTGTGCCTGGACTCAAGTGCGAGTGGAGAtcctcaagaacttttccttcctGAACAGCCTTACAGGCCACCTCCAGAACTGA